One Sparus aurata chromosome 5, fSpaAur1.1, whole genome shotgun sequence genomic window carries:
- the LOC115581296 gene encoding homeodomain-interacting protein kinase 4-like, producing MSPEVFLGREFNEASDMWALGCAMFEMICGPDLFTGEYDYEIMLSIVELLGKPADHLLEKCPRAKIYFTKTEAGVWRIKTPWEFFERHHSRTEKSHNFQSLDDLKAKRLEEDNKTEAVEREQCIELLKAMLAFDADERITPREVLTHPFITKVYPSVQTLHEDFECEPPAAPLDDEDSITIQLGDCPPSPEILPSGVILVQPHSSAENTALLEDQELTVSEFTAAPLRDEESSNIQQDDCTPSPEILPSGVILVWPHSSTENKRLLKDQELPVSFQSGMNKTSESSVSNTDSNRKTSEDSTTCDTGPKKKRKKKKKKNCFRHIVSWFRKTFSCHVSPIDKGCVK from the exons AT GTCCCCAGAAGTTTTTTTGGGCCGTGAATTTAATGAGGCCAGTGATATGTGGGCCCTGGGCTGTGCCATGTTCGAGATGATCTGTGGCCCTGACCTGTTCACAGGAGAATATGACTATGAAATA ATGCTGAGCATTGTTGAACTCCTTGGTAAACCAGCAGACCATCTTCTTGAAAAGTGTCCGCGTGCAAAGATTTACTTCACAAAAACTGAGGCAGGAGTTTGGAGAATCAAG ACTCCTTGGGAATTTTTTGAACGTCACCATAGTAGAACTGAAAAGAGTCACAACTTCCAATCTCTAGATGATCTGAAAGCA AAACGTCTGGAGGAAGATAACAAAACTGAGGCTGTTGAGCGAGAGCAGTGTATCGAGCTCCTGAAGGCCATGCTGGCATTTGATGCAGATGAGAGGATCACTCCACGTGAAGTCCTCACTCATCCATTCATCACCAAAGTCTACCCgag tgTCCAGACTTTACATGAGGACTTTGAATGTgaacctcctgctgctcctctggaTGATGAAGACAGTATTACCATCCAACTAGGCGACTGCCCTCCATCTCCTGAAATTCTCCCATCAGGTGTGATCCTGGTTCAACCCCACAGTTCAGCCGAGAACACAGCGCTGCTGGAAGATCAGGAGCTTACAGTTAGTGAGTttactgctgctcctctgagggATGAAGAAAGCAGTAACATCCAACAAGATGACTGCACTCCATCTCCAGAAATTCTTCCATCAGGTGTGATCCTGGTTTGGCCCCACAGTTCAACTGAGAACAAAAGGCTGCTCAAAGATCAGGAGCTTCCAGTTAG ttttcAGTCCGGTATGAACAAGACGTCAGAGTCCTCAGTGAGCAACACTGACAGTAAcaggaagacatctgaggacTCAACCACATGTG ACACCGGgccaaagaagaagaggaagaagaagaagaagaagaattgctTCAGACACATTGTCTCTTGGTTCAGGAAGACCTTCAGCTGCCATGTTTCCCCCATTGATAAGGGATGTGTGAAGTAA